One segment of Mycolicibacterium baixiangningiae DNA contains the following:
- a CDS encoding alpha/beta hydrolase family protein: MENVMKIGFKDDSFAFELVRNLGFIYYGGADLGDMMATAEQITEGDFESWYVNWHARGERVATRAGDYLAAGHENSARESFLRASTYFRMAEFYLHGNPSDPRILQESRASREAYAKAAELTGPTWEPIEIPYEGTTLPGYFYKVDDSDQPRPTLIFHGGYDSSIEELFYYGGAAAIRRGYNCLTFDGPGQGRPLREQQLVFRHDWENVVSPAVDYALSRRDVDGDRLALKGLSLGGYLAARAAAFEPRFKAAIFFDGVYSLYDSLRGVLSSHVLDAFDAEDASRFNELVGKEMQTNTQLRWTFDQGVFSFGSNSFYDFVVSTQKMMLDGGVAERITCPTLVMEADGDQFFRGQPQHVFSALRSPKAFARFTDEDGAENHCQSGALAYKDEVAFNWLDDTLRGNQ; encoded by the coding sequence ATGGAAAACGTCATGAAAATAGGCTTCAAAGACGACTCGTTCGCGTTCGAGTTGGTACGGAATTTAGGTTTCATCTACTACGGGGGCGCCGACCTCGGTGACATGATGGCCACCGCCGAGCAGATCACCGAAGGTGACTTCGAAAGCTGGTACGTCAACTGGCATGCCCGCGGAGAACGGGTCGCCACCCGTGCCGGCGACTACCTGGCCGCTGGGCACGAGAACAGCGCCCGAGAGAGCTTTCTGCGGGCGTCGACCTACTTTCGAATGGCGGAGTTCTACCTTCACGGAAACCCCAGCGACCCGCGGATCCTGCAGGAGTCACGGGCGTCACGGGAGGCATACGCCAAAGCCGCAGAACTGACCGGACCAACGTGGGAACCCATCGAAATCCCCTACGAGGGTACGACCTTGCCTGGCTACTTCTACAAGGTCGACGACTCCGACCAACCCCGACCCACCCTCATCTTTCATGGCGGTTACGACTCCAGCATCGAGGAGCTCTTCTATTACGGTGGCGCAGCGGCCATAAGGCGGGGTTACAACTGCCTGACCTTCGATGGCCCGGGTCAAGGTAGGCCCCTTCGTGAGCAGCAGCTGGTCTTTCGCCATGACTGGGAGAATGTCGTCAGCCCGGCCGTGGACTATGCCCTTTCCCGCAGGGATGTCGACGGTGATCGTCTGGCGCTCAAGGGCTTGAGTCTGGGTGGGTACCTCGCGGCACGCGCGGCGGCCTTCGAACCGAGGTTCAAGGCGGCGATCTTCTTCGACGGGGTCTACAGCCTCTACGACAGCTTGCGCGGTGTCCTGTCGTCGCATGTCCTGGATGCCTTCGATGCCGAAGATGCGTCGCGCTTCAACGAACTCGTCGGCAAGGAGATGCAAACCAACACCCAGCTGCGGTGGACGTTCGACCAGGGGGTGTTCAGCTTCGGCTCGAACTCCTTCTACGACTTCGTCGTGTCCACACAGAAGATGATGTTGGACGGCGGTGTGGCAGAACGCATCACGTGTCCGACTCTGGTGATGGAGGCCGACGGGGACCAGTTCTTCCGCGGGCAGCCACAACATGTCTTCTCTGCCCTGCGATCGCCCAAAGCGTTCGCTCGATTCACCGACGAGGACGGTGCTGAGAATCATTGCCAGTCTGGTGCATTGGCCTACAAGGACGAAGTGGCGTTCAACTGGCTCGACGACACCTTGCGGGGAAATCAGTAG
- a CDS encoding alpha/beta hydrolase family protein codes for MHFIFDTDESFSFETLRAVGFTAYGGADIGEVITTAERITPGDWESWHREWLALADRVAGIADRCAAAGHAVSAADAYLRASNYYRTAEFFLRDDPRNDPRVADTSARAIETFRSAARIQGRWERVRIPYERVLLEGYYLNVSGHNPGPTLLAHGGFDSTVEELFYVLGEAAGRYGWNCLIFEGPGQGSALRVEHLPFRHDWEAVVSPVVDFALTLRGVDADRLALVGMSMGGYLAPRAAAFEHRLAACIAYDGLLNFNFAALIERQQGHHDSTQPIAAIDQIMDNLAAAPSELRWILSNARWAFDVATAQELLAEVAKYDLTDVAAQITCPTLVCEAENDQFSSDGPAKLYEALHCPKTYLKFAAAEGAGEHCSEGALTLVHQRMFDWLDDTVRI; via the coding sequence ATGCATTTCATCTTCGACACCGACGAATCATTCTCGTTCGAGACGTTACGCGCCGTCGGTTTCACGGCCTACGGAGGAGCCGACATCGGTGAGGTCATCACCACCGCGGAACGGATCACGCCTGGCGACTGGGAGTCCTGGCACCGTGAATGGCTGGCGCTCGCCGACCGAGTCGCCGGCATCGCCGATCGATGCGCAGCGGCCGGGCATGCGGTGAGTGCCGCCGATGCCTACCTACGCGCCTCCAACTACTACCGGACCGCCGAGTTCTTCCTTCGCGATGATCCGCGCAACGATCCGCGCGTCGCCGACACCTCTGCCCGCGCCATTGAGACTTTCCGAAGCGCGGCTCGGATCCAAGGGCGGTGGGAACGGGTGCGCATCCCCTATGAGAGGGTCTTGCTGGAGGGTTACTACCTCAACGTCAGCGGCCACAATCCCGGACCAACTCTGTTGGCGCACGGCGGTTTTGACTCCACGGTCGAGGAGTTGTTCTACGTTCTCGGTGAGGCCGCGGGCCGGTACGGGTGGAACTGCCTGATCTTCGAGGGTCCGGGACAGGGATCAGCCCTGCGCGTGGAGCACTTGCCCTTCCGGCACGACTGGGAGGCCGTCGTGAGCCCGGTGGTGGATTTCGCCCTCACTCTGCGCGGGGTGGATGCCGATCGGCTCGCACTGGTCGGGATGAGCATGGGGGGTTACCTGGCTCCGCGCGCCGCCGCGTTCGAGCACCGGCTCGCCGCCTGCATTGCCTACGACGGCCTACTCAACTTCAACTTCGCAGCGTTGATAGAACGGCAGCAGGGCCACCATGATTCGACGCAACCGATCGCAGCGATAGACCAAATCATGGACAATCTCGCAGCAGCGCCAAGCGAGCTGCGATGGATTCTGTCGAACGCCCGGTGGGCGTTCGACGTAGCCACCGCCCAGGAACTGCTTGCCGAGGTGGCCAAGTACGACCTCACCGACGTCGCGGCGCAGATCACCTGCCCAACCCTGGTGTGCGAGGCTGAAAACGACCAGTTCTCATCGGACGGGCCGGCCAAACTCTACGAGGCGCTGCACTGCCCGAAGACATACTTGAAGTTCGCCGCCGCCGAGGGAGCCGGCGAGCACTGCTCCGAGGGCGCGCTGACGTTGGTCCATCAACGAATGTTCGACTGGCTCGACGACACCGTCCGGATTTGA
- a CDS encoding helix-turn-helix transcriptional regulator has translation METEVHSLGAFLRSRRERADPRAAGVVLVGRRRVPGLRREELATLAGVSATYYARLEQGRDRNPSPEVLDAIADALRLDTAERDHLHRLGSPTSRRTTADRSVTETVRPGVNELLALWSNLPAFVVNARRDVLASTDLAERVNPGWRQGGNLAVFTFLDPRAKETYPDWDVIAGQVVAGLRSASATYPGGDVGRLIEYLAGEDATFAELWSTHDVYARTIGQKRFAVKGFGVITLQFEAFSVDGAPGQTLFVYFPSRGSSDEIAFARLQARPAM, from the coding sequence ATGGAAACAGAGGTGCATTCTCTGGGCGCATTCCTGCGCAGTCGCCGTGAGCGGGCCGATCCACGGGCGGCGGGGGTTGTTCTTGTCGGTCGTCGTCGTGTGCCCGGACTGCGTCGCGAGGAGTTGGCGACGTTGGCGGGTGTCAGCGCCACCTACTATGCCCGCCTTGAGCAGGGTCGTGACCGCAATCCCTCACCTGAGGTGCTCGACGCCATCGCCGACGCACTGCGACTCGACACCGCTGAGCGCGACCACCTGCACCGGCTGGGGTCTCCCACGTCGCGGCGCACCACCGCGGACCGCTCGGTGACCGAAACCGTTCGCCCCGGCGTGAACGAACTGCTTGCACTTTGGTCGAACCTCCCCGCCTTCGTCGTCAACGCCCGCCGAGACGTCCTCGCCTCGACTGACCTTGCGGAGCGTGTCAACCCGGGCTGGCGCCAGGGTGGCAATCTCGCCGTTTTCACCTTCCTCGACCCTCGCGCCAAGGAGACCTACCCGGACTGGGACGTGATCGCCGGTCAGGTCGTCGCCGGGCTGCGCAGCGCGTCCGCGACCTACCCCGGTGGTGACGTCGGCCGGCTCATCGAGTACCTCGCCGGCGAAGACGCCACTTTCGCCGAGCTGTGGTCCACCCATGATGTGTACGCCCGCACGATCGGTCAGAAGCGGTTCGCAGTCAAGGGATTTGGTGTTATCACGCTCCAATTCGAGGCCTTCAGCGTCGACGGGGCGCCCGGCCAGACGCTGTTCGTCTACTTCCCGTCACGGGGCAGTTCTGACGAGATCGCGTTCGCACGCCTGCAGGCGCGACCAGCTATGTGA
- a CDS encoding alpha/beta fold hydrolase: MQSLRSSDSQAALVLLQAGLEDPELCEEIERTVGPTGARLPRAVIGAAVRRGELPQVVDLNVAVAGSGPAVILLHGFPQTHYMWRDVARELAARHTVIAADLRGYGDSGKPMERGPETYSRATSRDCWHISRPRTPSRKGFANVL, from the coding sequence GTGCAGTCGTTGCGCTCTTCGGACAGCCAGGCGGCGTTGGTCCTTCTCCAAGCAGGTCTCGAAGACCCGGAGTTGTGCGAGGAGATCGAACGAACCGTCGGCCCGACCGGCGCTCGGCTCCCCAGGGCCGTCATTGGGGCCGCCGTCCGCCGCGGCGAGCTTCCCCAGGTCGTCGACTTGAACGTCGCAGTCGCCGGCAGCGGGCCAGCCGTGATTCTGCTGCACGGATTCCCCCAGACCCACTACATGTGGCGGGACGTCGCGCGGGAACTCGCTGCTCGACACACCGTCATCGCAGCCGACCTCCGCGGATACGGGGACAGCGGCAAACCCATGGAACGGGGCCCAGAGACGTACTCGAGGGCGACAAGTCGCGATTGTTGGCATATCAGCCGACCCCGAACCCCTAGTCGAAAAGGCTTTGCGAACGTTCTATGA
- a CDS encoding NAD(P)-dependent oxidoreductase, protein MSDQRIGWLGTGRLGTAMATRLLEGGTTNLTVWNRTASKAAALVSTGAQQVDTIDDLTGCDIVFTTVMSSPDLLAVTLGPGGLLTGKTAPKVIVDCSTVSEDAAKEVRNAAAERGTAMLSAPVSGNASMVAAGRAAIVASGPDEAFEAARGYLESMAVSVVHCGPNEEAPLVKLCHNLLLGMITEALAEVVTLSEKGGVAPAVFLDFINGSVLASTFIGNKGEAIRSRDYAPTFTSKSLRKDFDLGLAAARALEVPLPLAAATHHLIQTAIGYGYGDDDYVTLYELAARAAGIERGEQGA, encoded by the coding sequence ATGTCTGACCAAAGGATTGGGTGGCTGGGTACCGGTCGCCTGGGCACCGCAATGGCGACCAGGCTGCTGGAAGGCGGCACCACGAACCTCACCGTGTGGAACCGCACCGCGTCGAAGGCCGCGGCACTGGTGTCGACCGGCGCCCAACAGGTCGACACCATCGACGACCTGACTGGCTGTGACATCGTCTTCACCACGGTGATGTCATCCCCGGACCTGCTCGCCGTCACTCTGGGTCCCGGCGGGTTGTTGACCGGCAAGACGGCACCAAAGGTGATCGTGGACTGTTCCACCGTGTCAGAGGACGCGGCCAAGGAGGTGCGCAACGCTGCCGCCGAACGTGGCACTGCAATGCTTTCGGCACCGGTGAGTGGCAATGCAAGCATGGTCGCGGCGGGTCGAGCAGCCATCGTCGCGTCCGGTCCGGATGAAGCCTTCGAGGCGGCTCGCGGCTATCTGGAGTCAATGGCGGTCAGCGTGGTGCACTGCGGGCCGAACGAAGAGGCCCCCCTGGTGAAGTTGTGCCACAACTTGCTGCTCGGCATGATCACCGAAGCGCTGGCTGAAGTCGTCACCCTATCCGAGAAGGGTGGCGTCGCCCCGGCGGTGTTCCTGGACTTCATCAACGGATCGGTCTTGGCGTCGACGTTCATCGGAAACAAGGGCGAAGCCATCCGGTCCCGTGACTATGCACCCACGTTCACCTCCAAGAGCCTTCGCAAGGACTTCGACCTCGGGTTGGCCGCGGCTCGCGCCCTGGAGGTCCCGCTGCCGCTGGCGGCAGCCACCCACCATCTCATTCAGACCGCGATCGGCTACGGGTACGGGGATGACGACTACGTGACGCTGTACGAACTCGCAGCGCGGGCAGCCGGAATCGAACGAGGGGAGCAGGGCGCATGA
- a CDS encoding VOC family protein yields the protein MTVEEESRAPQGGTGTDHGGTVGIDDAARCSAPLQPSAPWAINHVGVTVPDLFAAIDWYGKVFGFRCITGPRLLESAGHREAGSSLGSSFRRAWQAHLLSGNSVGIERFQFIDPPVRDRDCETPIDYSRRGPWHVCMTYPDVSEAIRVIVANGGEMLSEPTAFVPGRPWTLAYAADPWGTVLEVMSHSYAEAFSNWPQPGHLDPPTFIERSQSLFD from the coding sequence ATGACCGTCGAGGAAGAATCGCGTGCACCGCAGGGTGGCACGGGTACCGACCATGGCGGCACTGTCGGAATCGACGACGCAGCGCGCTGCTCGGCGCCGTTGCAGCCGTCGGCGCCGTGGGCGATCAACCACGTGGGCGTGACGGTGCCCGATCTGTTCGCCGCAATCGATTGGTATGGAAAGGTATTCGGGTTCCGCTGCATCACGGGGCCGAGGCTGCTGGAGTCCGCCGGTCACCGCGAAGCGGGTTCCTCGCTGGGCTCGAGCTTTCGACGCGCGTGGCAGGCGCATCTATTGAGCGGCAACAGTGTTGGCATCGAACGGTTTCAATTCATCGACCCGCCGGTACGGGACCGAGACTGTGAAACGCCGATCGACTATTCCCGCCGGGGCCCATGGCACGTGTGCATGACCTACCCGGACGTGTCGGAAGCAATCCGTGTCATCGTGGCCAATGGCGGCGAGATGCTGTCGGAGCCGACAGCCTTCGTACCGGGACGTCCCTGGACCCTGGCCTACGCAGCAGATCCGTGGGGGACCGTGCTGGAGGTCATGAGCCACAGCTACGCCGAGGCCTTCTCCAACTGGCCGCAGCCCGGGCACCTAGACCCACCCACGTTCATAGAACGTTCGCAAAGCCTTTTCGACTAG
- a CDS encoding TetR/AcrR family transcriptional regulator — MANRQVVHGVRTGGRSARIREAILAAVLDELIERGYAALSVEAVAVRAGVNKTTVYRRWPTLDELLLDALMAWGSDAFPLPDTGSIETDLLAVGKELAGQLNGGVGRELAAIVLTAGLRSAQLGEAARHYFDHQATRAAPVVDRAIDRGELPAGTDANALFATIRAQLFYPMVTTGDPIDGGLLTQAVRIALTAARAGLLSA; from the coding sequence GTGGCGAACCGACAGGTTGTTCACGGCGTACGGACAGGCGGCCGCAGCGCGCGGATTCGTGAGGCGATACTTGCCGCCGTCCTAGACGAGCTGATCGAGCGCGGGTACGCAGCGTTGAGCGTGGAGGCGGTGGCCGTCCGCGCCGGTGTCAACAAGACGACCGTGTACCGAAGGTGGCCCACACTCGACGAACTTCTGCTCGATGCGCTAATGGCTTGGGGAAGTGACGCTTTCCCCCTCCCCGACACCGGCAGCATCGAGACCGATCTGCTGGCGGTGGGTAAGGAATTAGCGGGTCAACTCAACGGAGGTGTCGGACGCGAGCTGGCAGCGATCGTCCTCACCGCCGGGCTGCGGTCGGCGCAGCTAGGTGAGGCGGCTCGGCATTACTTCGACCATCAGGCGACGCGCGCGGCACCCGTGGTCGACCGAGCGATCGATCGCGGCGAACTTCCAGCCGGCACCGACGCCAATGCCTTGTTCGCCACGATCCGCGCGCAGCTCTTCTATCCCATGGTCACCACGGGTGACCCCATCGACGGCGGGCTGCTCACCCAAGCAGTACGCATCGCCCTCACCGCCGCACGAGCGGGACTGTTGTCCGCGTAG
- a CDS encoding carboxymuconolactone decarboxylase family protein → MSNSLNPSPFARKHMTESVSTLGGRLPLIDPQTLAGDQRRLYETMRTTLIPWAESNGFRGMTDDGQLIGPFNPYLYSTGITPGFLAWMQADSAHTTLDKQTHEVVILTVGAVWQSPYEMYAHSAVGRHVGLPEAAIEGLCRGEAPDELTPGQLLAHKVARQLVREYKVDEQLYREAEGHFGSATLVDLVYLVGLYLLTCALLNAFEIPKPESASSHPREGELHGTEDRH, encoded by the coding sequence ATGTCAAATTCCCTGAACCCCAGCCCGTTTGCGAGGAAACACATGACCGAATCAGTATCGACACTCGGCGGACGCCTGCCGTTGATCGATCCCCAGACATTGGCCGGCGATCAACGACGCCTCTATGAGACGATGCGAACGACCCTGATTCCGTGGGCTGAATCGAACGGCTTCCGAGGAATGACCGACGACGGGCAGCTCATCGGCCCGTTCAATCCTTACCTGTACAGCACGGGCATCACCCCCGGCTTCCTGGCCTGGATGCAGGCCGACTCGGCCCACACCACGCTGGACAAGCAGACCCATGAAGTGGTCATCCTCACCGTCGGAGCGGTGTGGCAATCGCCCTACGAGATGTACGCCCATTCCGCCGTCGGGCGACACGTCGGACTTCCCGAAGCCGCCATCGAGGGACTATGCCGCGGTGAGGCACCCGACGAACTGACCCCAGGGCAACTACTGGCGCACAAAGTCGCTCGACAACTCGTCCGCGAATACAAGGTCGACGAACAGCTCTACCGCGAAGCCGAAGGCCATTTCGGCTCCGCCACCCTGGTCGATCTGGTCTACCTCGTCGGTTTGTATCTCCTCACCTGTGCGCTACTCAACGCCTTCGAAATTCCGAAACCTGAATCGGCGTCGTCACATCCGCGCGAAGGAGAGTTACATGGCACCGAAGATCGTCATTGA
- a CDS encoding DUF3297 family protein, with protein sequence MSEDQYTDVPPNHLSIDPRSAFYSEEVLRRDVGIRFNGAEKTNVHEYNVAEGWVRVEVPTAKDRHGNPMVVKLSGTVEPYFR encoded by the coding sequence ATGTCCGAGGATCAGTACACAGACGTTCCACCGAATCACCTCTCCATCGATCCACGCAGCGCGTTCTATAGCGAAGAGGTGCTTCGCCGTGATGTGGGTATTCGCTTTAATGGCGCCGAGAAAACCAATGTTCACGAATACAACGTGGCCGAGGGTTGGGTGCGTGTTGAAGTCCCCACCGCGAAGGATCGCCACGGAAATCCGATGGTCGTCAAGCTCAGTGGCACGGTTGAACCTTATTTCCGCTGA
- a CDS encoding alpha/beta hydrolase: MTLDSQIKVLLNRVAEGGGQSPESLTVAENRAVVGALAPLGGEPEPMAAVLDCAADLDGRTVTVRIYTPTGTSAGTLPITVFFHGGGWVTGDLDSQDPMARSLAKQSRSIVVSVDYRLAPEHRFPAAVDDAYDVLTWVHTNASIFHGDRDRLVVFGESAGANLAAVTAQLAHRRGGPKILLQVLAYPAVDRFDDSPSMIQNAAGPLLTRSWLEWFWGCYLNSPDEGADPRVSPARAGDLTGLPPAIVVTAQHDPLRDQGDKYAALLRDAGVEVKHSPVKGATHGFLAFAGSVDLSRNVLSQLGEAIATAVGSSTTGSGEMSEPGVHQ, encoded by the coding sequence ATGACCCTCGACTCGCAGATCAAGGTATTGCTCAACCGAGTGGCCGAAGGCGGGGGACAAAGTCCGGAAAGCCTTACAGTGGCGGAAAACCGCGCCGTCGTAGGTGCGCTTGCCCCGCTGGGCGGGGAACCCGAACCCATGGCGGCGGTACTGGATTGCGCCGCCGATCTCGACGGCCGCACAGTGACGGTGCGCATCTACACGCCGACAGGTACAAGTGCTGGAACCCTGCCCATCACAGTGTTCTTCCACGGCGGCGGCTGGGTGACGGGCGACTTGGACAGCCAGGACCCAATGGCACGTAGCCTGGCCAAGCAGTCGCGCTCCATTGTCGTGTCGGTCGACTACCGTCTCGCACCGGAGCACCGCTTCCCGGCCGCTGTCGATGATGCGTATGACGTTCTGACTTGGGTTCACACCAACGCAAGCATCTTCCACGGGGACAGAGATCGCCTGGTGGTGTTCGGTGAAAGCGCCGGAGCGAATCTCGCGGCAGTGACAGCTCAGCTAGCGCACCGCCGCGGCGGGCCGAAGATCCTCCTGCAGGTGCTGGCGTACCCGGCTGTCGACCGGTTCGATGACAGCCCGTCGATGATCCAGAATGCGGCGGGACCACTTCTCACACGGTCCTGGCTCGAGTGGTTTTGGGGTTGCTACCTCAACTCCCCGGACGAGGGCGCAGATCCGCGGGTGTCCCCCGCGAGAGCCGGGGATCTCACCGGCCTGCCCCCGGCGATTGTAGTGACCGCTCAGCACGATCCTCTGCGCGACCAGGGCGACAAGTACGCCGCACTCCTTCGCGATGCCGGTGTCGAGGTCAAACATTCGCCGGTGAAGGGAGCGACCCACGGATTCCTCGCCTTTGCGGGTTCGGTGGATCTGTCGCGAAATGTCCTCAGCCAGCTCGGCGAAGCAATCGCGACGGCGGTGGGCTCATCCACGACCGGAAGCGGAGAGATGTCCGAACCCGGAGTGCACCAGTAG
- a CDS encoding MBL fold metallo-hydrolase, with protein sequence MAPKIVIEHTTFGMMGPLVHTSTTSMSIHCVIFHIGDRVILLDTGFGTQEMQDPQHLLGQDALFRLGILIDPRLTALHRLRVRGIEVDQVTDIVLTHLDNDHVGGLHDFPNAVVHIAAEELQAYDGTQQRGPYQPYQVSHQTRFKTYGPTEERWFGLPARGIDLPDVLDAKLIPLPGHTVGHCGVAYRENGTWSLHCGDAYFDHSMNFLAHPPGLPLEIAFQTDFDSRVATLAKLRELRLTHSADIQMFCTHDQSEFLSWTRDRGQPDLLTRYQH encoded by the coding sequence ATGGCACCGAAGATCGTCATTGAGCACACCACCTTTGGGATGATGGGACCCCTGGTGCACACCTCGACGACGTCAATGTCCATCCACTGCGTCATCTTCCACATCGGTGACCGCGTGATCCTGCTCGACACGGGGTTCGGCACCCAAGAGATGCAGGACCCGCAACACCTCCTCGGCCAGGATGCGCTATTCAGGCTGGGGATTCTCATAGACCCACGACTGACTGCCTTGCACCGTCTGCGGGTTCGCGGCATCGAAGTTGATCAGGTCACCGATATCGTGCTCACCCACCTCGACAACGATCACGTAGGGGGACTGCACGACTTTCCCAACGCGGTCGTGCACATCGCCGCTGAAGAGCTGCAGGCCTACGACGGCACTCAGCAGCGCGGGCCGTACCAGCCATACCAGGTGTCGCATCAAACGCGTTTCAAGACCTACGGGCCGACCGAGGAACGTTGGTTCGGATTGCCTGCGCGCGGCATCGACCTGCCCGACGTCCTCGACGCGAAGCTCATTCCTCTACCGGGTCACACCGTGGGGCATTGCGGTGTTGCGTACCGGGAGAACGGCACATGGTCCTTGCACTGCGGCGACGCCTACTTCGACCACAGCATGAATTTCCTCGCCCACCCGCCGGGACTTCCGCTGGAAATCGCCTTTCAGACCGACTTCGACAGCCGGGTGGCGACCCTGGCCAAGCTGCGCGAGCTACGCCTTACCCACTCTGCGGACATCCAGATGTTCTGCACGCACGACCAGAGCGAGTTCCTCAGCTGGACCAGAGATCGCGGTCAGCCCGACCTGCTGACTCGATATCAGCATTGA
- a CDS encoding ABC transporter permease → MTVTAQVAGSPRRRSRRKIRPADAFLNVWGMLGLLFLFFPIAVIVVFSFNSGRSLQTFEGFSIQPYVAALTNPAITNSIVVSLVTAAGTAVVATLLGTFAGIALTRRPGRWAPGLLVLLGLVMVTPEIVSAISLLPWFVTLGVDWGFTGFNIGQVRLIIANSLFASAVVTFIVRARMSGMNETLEEAAADLYAPPFRRFTDITLPLIRPAVISGALLSFTLSLDNTVVSSFVSVAGSTPWPVYIFASLKASLRPEIAAMSTLMLVLTLIVLGIVALVLRRDPAGSGSGAAGLTDAMVGR, encoded by the coding sequence ATGACGGTTACGGCGCAGGTCGCAGGTTCCCCCCGGCGGCGCAGTCGCCGCAAGATCCGTCCCGCCGACGCCTTCCTGAATGTCTGGGGAATGCTTGGCCTGCTGTTCCTCTTCTTCCCGATCGCCGTCATCGTCGTCTTCTCGTTCAACTCCGGCCGGTCCCTGCAGACGTTCGAGGGATTCAGCATCCAGCCCTACGTCGCGGCCCTGACCAATCCGGCGATCACCAACTCGATCGTCGTCTCGTTGGTCACCGCCGCCGGCACCGCGGTGGTAGCCACCCTGCTCGGCACCTTCGCCGGAATCGCGCTGACCCGGCGACCCGGCCGGTGGGCACCCGGCCTGCTTGTGTTGCTGGGGCTGGTGATGGTGACTCCGGAGATCGTCAGTGCAATCTCGCTGCTCCCCTGGTTTGTCACCCTGGGAGTCGACTGGGGTTTCACCGGCTTCAACATCGGTCAGGTGCGCCTCATCATCGCCAACTCCCTCTTCGCAAGCGCGGTAGTCACTTTCATCGTGCGGGCCCGGATGTCCGGGATGAACGAGACCCTCGAAGAGGCCGCCGCCGACCTGTACGCTCCGCCCTTCCGTCGGTTCACCGACATCACGCTGCCCCTCATCCGACCCGCGGTCATCTCGGGTGCGCTACTTTCCTTCACCCTCAGTCTCGACAACACGGTTGTCTCGTCGTTCGTCTCCGTCGCGGGGTCGACGCCCTGGCCGGTGTACATTTTCGCGTCGCTCAAGGCATCGCTGCGGCCGGAGATCGCAGCGATGTCCACGTTGATGCTGGTGCTCACACTGATCGTGCTGGGCATCGTCGCCCTGGTACTGCGCCGGGATCCGGCGGGGTCGGGCAGCGGGGCCGCCGGCCTGACAGACGCGATGGTGGGGCGATGA
- a CDS encoding alpha/beta fold hydrolase: MSDAAPSGAGTASGSPCLPDGFDSVFASRWVDLGELRLHAVVGGNGPPLLLVHGWPETWYAWRLVMPALARHFTVVAVDRRGSGLSDKPFDGYDSATLANDMVELMAALHYERFAVVGHDVGMWIAYALAADHPGRIECLTVVEAAVPGLTPAPEIAEVQDRSNALWHWGFNRVADLSEELVEGRERLFFGWQFAHKAATPLPPEVIEVYLAALTTGRDALHGGFAPYQEIGTTIEQNARRKQQRLSLPVLTIAGERSTGDVVAATMDPVADNVHAHVVIAGCGHFPAEEAPTEVLAALEDFLAPYRVSGAQRVADVDDGGS; encoded by the coding sequence ATGTCCGATGCGGCACCTAGCGGAGCCGGGACCGCCTCCGGGTCCCCCTGCCTCCCCGACGGCTTCGACAGTGTCTTCGCCAGCCGCTGGGTCGACCTCGGCGAGCTACGTCTACACGCCGTCGTGGGTGGCAACGGCCCGCCGCTGCTGCTAGTGCACGGCTGGCCCGAAACCTGGTATGCGTGGCGCCTGGTCATGCCCGCCTTGGCGCGACACTTCACGGTGGTCGCCGTCGATCGACGAGGTAGCGGTCTGTCCGACAAGCCATTCGACGGATATGACAGCGCCACCCTGGCCAACGACATGGTCGAGCTCATGGCTGCGCTTCACTACGAACGGTTCGCCGTGGTTGGACACGACGTGGGCATGTGGATCGCCTACGCGCTGGCCGCAGATCACCCCGGCAGAATAGAGTGCCTCACCGTCGTCGAAGCCGCAGTTCCCGGCCTTACCCCCGCCCCGGAAATCGCTGAAGTTCAGGACAGGTCGAATGCACTGTGGCATTGGGGGTTCAATCGGGTGGCCGATTTGAGCGAGGAGCTCGTCGAGGGCCGCGAACGCTTGTTCTTCGGCTGGCAGTTCGCCCACAAGGCGGCCACCCCGCTGCCGCCAGAGGTGATCGAGGTCTACTTGGCCGCGCTCACCACGGGGCGCGACGCTCTGCACGGGGGGTTTGCTCCCTACCAGGAGATCGGCACCACCATTGAGCAGAACGCGCGGCGCAAACAGCAGCGGTTGTCCTTGCCGGTGTTGACGATCGCCGGAGAGCGGTCCACCGGGGATGTGGTGGCCGCGACCATGGACCCGGTTGCGGACAACGTGCACGCGCACGTCGTCATCGCCGGGTGCGGACACTTCCCCGCCGAGGAAGCGCCCACCGAGGTGCTCGCCGCACTCGAGGACTTTCTGGCGCCATATCGCGTCAGCGGAGCGCAGCGAGTCGCCGATGTCGACGACGGCGGATCGTAG